The following is a genomic window from Carassius gibelio isolate Cgi1373 ecotype wild population from Czech Republic chromosome B7, carGib1.2-hapl.c, whole genome shotgun sequence.
aatgaatataatatacaagtttcactttttgaatggaattagtgaaataaatcaactttttgatgatattataattatatgaccagcacctgtaaatatACTCTAATATGCCTCATTTTACACAACTTTTTATTCATAAAGCAAAGTTATTTATCCATTTTATGGAATAATAAAAAGAGATGCCagcaaaatgaaacaaacattttgaACCTGGCTTCATCCAATGTTCAGCTTTCGGTTCTGGAACGGTAtgcaaatgaatgcatatttaaatagataATATATGAATTTCCatattttaacataacattttagaaaCGGTTTGCAATTCTTAATTCAACTAAGGAGGTATGGTgagatcaatttaaaaaaaaattacacctgGGGTGTCTTGCCTTAAACCATAATTTCTGTTTTAGTGGTTTAACAAAGAAAAGTTTAACTTGTCCAAAACCCCCCAGTGGTAAATCACTGATCTAGGCTATTGCAATTGCATTGCTTTTGATACAACAAAGACATTTTGagtgtatttctttatttacatgTTAGATGTACAaccataaaatataaacatttaatttactcTGCATGTCATCAATGAGTAATCAATCCTACATCAAGAGCCCCTTAATCCAACAGTCAGTTTAGGTGAAGGAAGTGTGATAGAAGTGAATGCAGAGAAACTGATAAGTGATATATTAAATGACCATAATGTCTAACCAGTATCACTGAAAAAATACTGTGTACATCTACAGTTTCTTACTCGAAAACAAATGAAGAATACATATATGTCATGTACTGAAGAAGgctacaatgcaaaaaaaaaaaaaagatacaatatAGTAACATGAGAGctgatgcaattttttttacataatgtacAACACATTCAAACTTGCAAAAATGACTTGGTAGTTGTCTGAAGTTTCAAAATAAGCTGGTCAAacatattttcagaaaaatttgCCAATTTTCGTGAAATGACTTAAAATAGATAACAAGCAATCTAGTTGCTCTTCTTTTTTCCTGACTATACTTCAGgctgtaatgaaaatgtttttgtaacagtCACATCTGGGCAATAAAGGAATGAAACATGAAGAATTATTTTCTTCAAAGGTGGCAGTTCATTTTAGAATTATTAGAAGGGCAGCAATAAATCCATTCACTGGAAAAACAGTTCTTTTTTTTCAGGAGAATAAATTCCAATGACGCATTTAGGAAAGTTTCTTGTGAGCTCTCATCTCATCGGTCCAAGAAGTCATCTTGAATCCGCAAGTATGCAGGCGGCCAAGAACATTCAGGAAATATTTGTTCCAGGTCAGTCATTTAAAATTTCTCTGGAACACCAAATATTTAATCCATAGAAGATTATTTCACATAATTCAGGGGCGTAGGAATCTCAAAACTTTGGAGCGGAGAAATTTGATAAATGATTTTGGAAACATTTCTCTAGACTCTTGTGCAGTGTAGTTGAAGAAGTTTTGCGGATGAGCCAGGACATCAAACAGGGCCTTCATTAGCTTCTTGTCCTGTAAAGTTAATTAGAaaacataaaagcattttaaatcaattaaaaaacatCAGTGCAATATATTTTCCCGTCTTCCACATGGTGGCACTATTGTCTGTTTTTTTCCTACTGGGATCTGCAACGGCAAACCTCTCGATTTTAGTGCTTGCCTCACATTAATTACTTAAAACCAAGTTACAATTAAACCTGTTTAAAAGCTGCTTTGAAAGACAAAATAATGCACTATACCTTAAGAATTTCTTGATGATTCTCAGAGGCATATAATCTTCCATCCCTAACAATGTCCTCAATGAGCTCCTGGTAGTCCTCTAAGAGATGCACAATAGGCGGCATATAAATACTCAACATACTTTCAACACTTAACATACAATACAAACACGTCAGCAATTCAATTCTCACCATCATATGTTACATACGGCACTTGGAAGCCTTTTCCACTGTTTCCTTCATTGGAGCGGAACTGGATCCAGAGTTTCTTTGAACGGGAGGTGAAGGCAATGGGTCGCTCATATGTCTGGCACGTCTCATAAGTCGTCACTGAATTGGGCAGAGCTGTGGGAACAGTAAAGAAACTTCTAAAGACCTCTTCAGTGGCTTATTCGAGCCCCAAGAGATGAAGGAGAGCCCTAATGAGCCCATCGATGCGGCTCCCCCCCCCCTCTCCTCACATGTGTATTCACAATCACCCTGCTGAGCCAATGCATTCAATACCAGACCACAGCCCTGCAACACTCACAGCTCTTCCGCATGACCAAATAGTCCCCACACTCGTCTTCCATAGGAAGGTAGATCTCAGGTACCACAACGAGGATTCTGCGCTTGGGAGGAGGGGTGATGGTCCAGGTGCACTCGATGTTGGCCGGGTAGTTGCCGGGGTAGTTGGGGGATTCGATAAAGCCGGTGAATTCTCCCAGCTCTCCTCCACAGTGTCTGTCTGGCAGGAACAAATTAAACCACTTAGGCTAGACTATgcagataactttttttttttgagaaaaggaTAGGCTGAATTGAAAGAATAATCtgagtttgtttgctttttgtttttttaagagcctcaaatataaacattttgtgaATTGCTCTTACTTTTACACTGCATAATGTTTGTGGATCCATCAAAATCAGTAGTAGTGTTTCCAGGGCAGGCAATGCAGTAGTTTTGGCCAAACTCCATCTGATAGGTTCCAATGGGACAACGAATGCAACGGTGGGTGCTGGTATTGTAGTAATGCCCTGGGGAGCACTGAACTGTAGGGACACCAAAATCAGTACTTAAAAttctattaaatataaaagaattatacatttaaagataATAACCTTCTTTAAATCTGCTTATAAAACTGTCCCAGTCTGATCAGTTAAAAAGAGTTGCAAACAATTTCAAATTTAGGCTGGTTCAGGCAGTTTTTTTCCCCCTAGCAGAGATGTCTTCATTAATTACACTTCTGGTCAAAATGGGTCattcagaattaatttttttgaaagacaaaaaattgacagtaaagacatttataatcttacaaaagatttccatttcaaataaatgctgaaaaaatgCATCCACATGAGTCCACAAAATAttaatagccacaattgttttaaacactgataataaatgaaatgtttctgaacaccaaaacagcatattagaattaaatCTGAAAGGTCATGTGGCACTGAGGACTGAGTAATTGCTGCAGAAGATTCAtatttgccatcacatgaataaattaaatttcaaaatacataaaaaatgtaaatgtaaatagttactgtacccaaacttttgaacagctttaTAATCTGACTTGTATTATAGCCATATTCTTCTCACCTTTAGTCTCACAGTCTTGGAAGGACACAGAACCATCATATTTGGTTGTGAGGCTTCCTCCACATGGGAAGCAGGAAGTTCGGCCGACCTCAAGCTGATAGGTGCCTTGTGGGCAGGGCACACAGGGCACAAAACCATCATGGGAGAACTGACCAGGACGACACTGACCTAGGATCAGAAAAATGTTAAGAAAATGCCAGACAAACCAAGTTGAACACTTTATTGCCTTCCAAAGAAAGCAaactgcaagtgatgtcatgcAAGTTTATTATCTAATAAACTGCTGGCCTCCTCTCATCCCTATAGTGACCACACTGAATTGGCTACCACTGAGATGGACCCTAACAGCCCCTTTAGTTGTGTCTATCAGCAGAAAGCAGAAGATGTCATCTGCATGGTAAGCTGCCTTTGATGAGCGCGTCTGAGAAGCAGAAAAAATGGTGGTGCCTTTTTTTCTCCAAACACAAGACAGGTCTGGAATTCTTTGTTGGTGTGAATGAATCAGACAGTTGAAGATTTGCAGAACTGCATGAAATGACCCCTCCCAGCACTCAAGCTCAACTAGCCATGAGCCTGAGAGATTACCATCAATACAGGTATGCTTCCTGCCTATtgcataaacaaaaaacaggatgTGATTCATACTCTTTCTTTGGATGATAGGATGATAGGATGAATGAATGTGGTACATCTTACACAATGAAGAAAATGGAAACTCTCTGTTAAGAAAATgttattatgttaataataattattacgatgctaaataattaaaaaataaataaatattaagtcacactttattttaaggcccagtcgccattaacaaaccattaactgtgATGTTTCCCTTAAACTcctaatttactgcttattaatagttagtaaggtagtttaggtattgggtagaatTACAGATGTATAATATGGTCATCCAGAAAACGTgcattataagtactaataaacagccaatattttattaatatgcatgctaataagcaactacttaatagtgagaattggtctctattagtgctgtcaaatgattaatcgcatccaaaataaaagttgttttcataatatgtgtgtgtgtgtgtgtactttgtatatttattatgtatatataaatacacacacatacagtatatatttaagaaaatatatatatatatatataatataaattaggCAATTAGGCAATTTTAACCATGTCAGGGCACATTTGAACCCCAAAGCCTGGTTGGTTTTACTAGTGTGGTCGTTCCGTTCAGCAGTCCCTGGCTCGGctggaagaggtgggcaagagcgcGGTTCAGTTATATTTAGGTCAGTGAATGTGAGCGCTAACCGCACCagagtgcagatcttctgatgCGTGCTGCATaattgcgtgaatatttctgagcagcaaaagcgatagatctgtaaagtaatatattgtgagagggatgTGTGTTACTGCATCCCATAAGActcaaaaaactaaacaacaaatgtaaaaaaaaaaaagatgcacttCACTGTGTTGAGCGAGAGTGCTTCTGTGCACGAGAGTGTCTTCACGTGCTATCGGAAACTTTCTATTTCCAACTTATAAAAGTCATGATTACAAGCTcattttttctgttaaaaataacagtggacagtgatttgtgaatgttgatgcttagcctaaataatttgatcaagAGCATCCCTTCCTGTggcccatgatttgtctgtatgtgtattcagagcaagtgagcaatggactttcataataataaaaaactgcattaacgCGTGAGAAAATAATTGTCGGCGTTAATCAGTTAATGCGTTAACACGATAATAACACATTAACTTGCCCAGtcctaatatatacataataaacatacatagtacacacatatattatgtaaacaaaactttgcgattgcgattaatcatttgacagtacTAACGTAttaccaaatatttattttatattattaggtaattattattagtttaatatgttaagttaatgttatatatacatattaacatattataaaaGCCTGTGATTGGCATAAATGTACATTGTTAAGATCATCTCTAGTTTCAGTCGAATGCCATCTTTGTTGTCATCTCTAACTGCTTTATCTTCCATAATATTCAGGACAGCCTTTATTTCTTGAAGAAAAGGCCAACAACTTGAcccttttttcaaatatataatgtatgtgatgATGTAACTccagttaacatttataatagACAAATTTATTGTGCTTTGTTGTAGATGCTATTATAGGTAGTGTTTTAGTTATCTTCATAGTTATCATCcgtggtgtgaacaggccttttcTTGGTAGAACCAATAAACAGAATTTAAAACTAAATGACAGACAAACATAGAAGCTCTTGACAGTGATAGTGGAAAGACTACAGATGTCTTTGTGAAGTCTCACCTCCACACTCTGAGATGTTGCGTGCCCCTTTGGTTCTTGGGATTCCCCGGCCCTCGGGTCCCGGGCACACGTCACATGACACCTGCCCCTCTTCATCTTGGTACGTCCCAGGGGGGCAAAGAAAGCACCTTCCCTGCTCTCCATCATAGTACGTGCCAACGCTGCATTTGACTAGCACACAGAAAAGTCCGAAATTAGCTGAAACGGAGGCTAAACTTGGAACACAAACGAGGGGCCTCACATTAAGCCGCCAAAGGGGCGCTGCAAATCGACCTGATGCAGCTATGCcaaaaattcaaacaaataaGAGAACTGAGGCTTTCCACAGCTGCCTGATCCCCCACATCAAACAgccctcacacacatacacaatcccTCACCTTACTGAACACGCTCAAAGGGAATATTACCTCGCCTAAACCTATGATGTCTGATTAAAGGGAGCGGAACAAAGTCTTTTTAATGTTCGCTTTATAAACCGCTCTGATTTATAGTCCCGCTTTCAAAAGTGTTTTGCACACACTGTGCCTTAAAATAAGCCACGCACCAGTACAGTTCAGTCCTTTAACCGAGTAAGTACGGCAATTTAGAAACGTTCCTTTCATCTCAGTGTCTCTGTGCAAACATCCAACTGACAGTGTTCAGGCGAATTTAGACAAACCTTTTACTCCCGAGGTTTTATGGTAATGATGGCTATTTCCACAAAGGCTTAAACAGCATGACAATTATGTATGCCTCAGCAAACTGCCCAATTTTCCAAGAGGAAAATGTAATTCTCTCAAGAGCAGTTCATTTTTTGTACTCTCTTTTGTTAATCCTGAATGACCATGAGGAGCCACCGTCACATTGTCCCGGGCAGCTTTTATTTGACGGAGCGACGGAGtaagagagaggagaggaaaagactgagagagagagagagaaagagaaaaaaaccttgaagccttTCAAATGCAAAGTGATGATTCTATTGAATCCTCGAATTGATGGTCCCAAAGAGGTTTAAAGGACCTTTCACCTCTATTCAAGTCCCCCCGGCTTTTGCCTATTTGATGACATAGGCAAACACTATGGTATCACAGCGGTAAGGAGCTGAACCCAATAAAAGGGGTCAGGATTGTGAATCCCCCCATTCAGCGGAGTCCAATCGCTCCCTGCGCCTATCAGGCAGGGGCCCGAACTGCTGATGATAATTGATTCCCATGGTGTCGCTGAAGTCAATTCTCTTGAGCCCCTCACTGGCTGGGGTCACACAGAGTGGCCCTGCCTAAGGAGGAATTTGGCTCTTAAACTGCTTGCTTGAATAAACAGCCTGCTAAAACACCCCccctacaaaaacaaacaagcaaacaataaCTTAGCACATTCAGGGACAGGAGAGGAAAGCGGCAGCTGAGAGGGCAAACTTATGCGAAACCCTCCTTCTGTGACCGTTTAGCTTTGCTGTTCATGTAGAGTTcatcattgtgtgtttttgtgatataAAACTAATGGATTACAAGTTCAATCCAtgttaaaatgtatgtaagcatgacattttacacaaaaatgataatcgtgtttcttcagtggaacacaaagcTGATATTCTGAACAATATTTTTGCCCATACCATTAAAATCAACTGCGAGGAAAAAATGAGATATTCAAAAACTCTAAATATCGTTCAacggaagaaagaaattcatgcaGTTCAGGAGTGAAAATGACAGGGTGAACTAGAAAACATTTCATGAAAGTTCTGATCGCTCTTCAGGGTTTAAAAAGCAAAGACAGGTCTGGAAAGCTGCGAAGAAGTGTTGAAGCACAGATTTTCCCCACCCACTCCAGGAGCTTGAACAAACCCCACTGGGAATTACAATGGAGTGGGCAAACTGAAAAGACTAAACTGCACTTAGTGAGGCAAGCCAGTGGGGGAGGCCAGAGCTGGGAGCAAAAAATATAACTCTTTTTAGAGCTCGATTTAAGCTGGCACTTGGACACTACACTTCTGTGTACCTTAATTGTACGCCTGCTGTAGTGAAAAGAGCAAAACTTACAATCCCATATTCAGCATGGATTCAATTAATTACTTATTGGCAAGCATGTAAATTTCACTTGGCGTCGCTTTCCAAACATGTTAAATGAGATGTAGACGTATAGCTAGGGTCTGTTAAGTTAAACTTGTGGGACTTGTGATCTGTAAAACAATGAGGAGGGAGCTGGTCAGTGGTCATCAGTCTTCTTACTTCATTTTCCTCCATTATCATTCTCCAGTGAAGAGAAACCCAAAATCAAACAGCTCAAAACCCCACACCCCGAGTCTTTTGCAAACTCCCCAGATAGACACAGATAGAGACAGGTATCTGGACCGCAATACTGACATTCAAAAGTGAGCaaggtttttttatgttttgaaagagATCTCTtatgctcaatttttttttttttatcaaaacagtCATACTATGCATTGGTTTCTATTTTACTGCTTGTCACCAACCATCTCATATTTCTTTAGATGAATTACAAAGAAGTCTTTACAGCAACTGACAGCCTCAAAAAAGCAGAGAGCCTTTGATTGTCTGCATCACTGCTGAAACTGAGCCTGTAAAAGATAATGGACCTTTCCATCATAAAAGAGGACAAACATCCTCAGCAGTACCGTCACCTTAAAAAGGCATCTTTGAAAGAGCCTTATGTCGAAGACAATGAAGGCAATGAGATAATGTTCAACACAATGAGGCCTCCAGACAAAGAGTTAGCTGTGCCTTACATACAGTCCTTCTGAGATGTTTATTCTAGAGGCTAAAGGAAACGGATGCCAAGTTGAACATATGCTGTAGCAAGCTGATCTGAAGTACGCCTGTCACACAAAACATGTCCTCGGCTTCAGTCTTGAGGTTGGAACGGCATTTAGCTATAAGAGCCAACAGCAGCCTTCTGTTTCCCAGTCTTGCCTCTTGAATAAAACTCACGCCAACTTTCTCACACCATCCATATTATACTATATAACACCTAATATACATCAGTCATCTGGCCTGCTCTGATGCCAAATCCTCTTTTACAgtatacaatatttgaaaaactgTCGGATATAACCCGATTCATTCCAGCTAGACATAATCAGTGACCTGGAGCACAACCAACATGcaaagtaaataatataatacatatgtGAATCCTAACAAATATTTCGAGTCCTCGAGCAACTGTAAGTGGGTGCGTGTATTTGCACTCACCACATTTTTTGTCGAGCAGAATCTGTCCGGTGCCGCAGTGGTCTGGTGGGTCAGCGGGCCGGACGAGTTTCTTAGCCAGCTCATACTCCGATCCAGCGAAGTGCAGGTGGAACTGCTCCCGGTTAATGGACTTCCGAAGAGTGCGGATAGTCTTCCTAAGCCGCTTCTCAGAGCGCCGCCGAACACATGCCAGGTCACAGCCCTCTGCTGAGAGAAACAATGGATACCATATCTCGTACATAATGCACACTATCCACTATTAAATATAGAACCCACTTCCATCTTAAACCAGGAGATACTTTCACCTGTTGGCTTGTTTTAGTAACAGCGACAGGAGCAGGAAGAGGGAGAGATGCAAGCAAGCAGTGAGAGGCCTAAGGTTTCTACTGAAACATACACATGCGGTGCACGAAACCAACCTGTTACCTCCTCCAGGTTCACATCCAGCTCAAACTGGGCAGTGATGGAGGATCCTTCCTCCTCGCCAGCCTTCCGCCCGTGGCGACTACGTTGCTGTCTGCTTGAAGAGGCACAGTGCAGGCTAACAAAGCTGAACTGGACATTCTCGGTGGCTCTTTTATCTGAGTAAACAGATATTAAAGACTTAATGGAATTAGAGGGTCTGAAATGAAAAGGCAGGCTCAACTCCTATTTTCTTTGAGAACtgaaatcaaatttattttcttACATCCCTTTTGCTTCCCAGTATGCAGAAAGAATCAAATATGAGCGGAGAAGGAATAAAATATTACAAGTTATAGTCTTTCACTGAAGAGTGTGGGACTCTTTTCAGACCAAACTGAtgaaatatatagttttatttttgtattcgtTTTATTATAAGTATCTCTGTGTCTGGCTTGCTGCATCACTCACTTGCTTTTTATTTCCATTAATTGCACTACTTGCGTAGAgggcaaataaaaagaaaactaatgaTTTCTGTTTCGGTTGTACAATTTGACAAATGTAGTCAAGTCACAGTGTTTTATTAATGGGCTTACTTCAGACTTTGACTTAAAGCCTGTGCAAACAAATTGCTGCTTTAGTAGTCAactgcatttattattttcagtgaaAACCGGTACCTGACAGGGCGGTTTTAAAGCTCTGTGCAAGATTTTCCTGACTCCGCTTCAGATTGCACTTCCCCTGTCCAGATTTAAATGTAGCAATGGTTTTGATTCCAGAACCTGTAACAGGAAGGAACACTGACTTATACACTCATCATATTCATCACAAGGACAAGctacaagaaaacaaacaaaatatcaaCTTTATACAATGATTTCTTGTCTCCAGGGACAGTTCTCCACCATTATTGAGAGTGTCACGATGCATGCATGTTATttgtgcaagttttttttttctttgcacaaataaagtattctcgtagcttcataaaattgtgtttgaacaactgatgtcacatggactattttaacgatatcCTTACTACCTGTTTGTGCCAAGAATGTGGCAGGACTATTTgggtctatgcagggtcagaaagctctcggaattcatcaaaaatatctttatttgttttcccgaagatgaacgaaggacTTTATggttttagaatgacatgagggtgagtaattaatgacagaattgtcctttttgggtgaactctttaCGTACAAAAatcactaaattaataaaaaaaatatatacaaatatataataaatatattaaagctaaataaaaatattaaaactaaaattataaattttttcatgtaaaatacaaatattagaacataaaaatgaataaaaacaataaaagaacatGAAATGGATAAAACTGAATTTGATGCAAATTCAAAATAGTATTTTGAAGTAAACAGTATACACTGCTTTGAACAGTTCAAACCCAGTACACATCCACATTGACTTACCTGGGCAATAGGATCCATTCCCTTTCCACTGTCCTCCTGCGTGGCACGGCAAGGGCATGCCACAGGTCACGGTGTATGAATCTTCAGCTCCTACAGATGAAGGTGAAGGTGTCAGAAAAGCTCCAAGCAAACTCTGGCATGTAGAAAAAGGAAGAGCTCTGAATGTTGTAACACTCACCACTACTGATATGAACCTGCGACTGGCAGGTCAGGTAGCAGAGCTCACCCCCTCCCTGCTTACTGCAGTTGAGAGTGGGCCTGGCAGGTGGCCTCACTAGTGCAGAGTCCTCTGCTTCTGAATGTGAAAATCACAGTGCTTAAATCTGAAGCTATGGTATGCATGCTGAGAGGAAGGTGGACGTGTTATGAGTTAGAAAGACAGATCAAAAGCTCAACAATGCAGTGTGTTCGAGATGAGAATATGAATGTACAACGCGACATGTGAGATTTGAGTTAGATAGCACCTGGTATCTGTTTGTTCAGTAATAGCACAGACAGAGAGAGCCAGATAGagaaacacaaacataaaacacaaaagtaTCTCCTGCTTTTAACTCCCAGGGATGAAGAACTGATTTCCATCTAAGCCAACATCATCAGATATAGAAACCCAGCATTCAGAATCACTCAGGCTCATCTTACCGATACAGTCTTTCTTGTTCCAGTGCAGTCTGTAACCAGCATGACAGTGGCACTCAAAGCTTCCCATGGTGTTTTCACAGGTGTGCTCACATCCTCCATTGTTCAAACTACATTCGTTTATGTCTGAGAATGGAGGAACCGACAAGTCATTTAGTTGCACTTCATCTGTAataattctgattattattattatcatttttgaaTCTTTAAATAGCTGTTTTTAACCTTACCTCCACAATGGGCAAGCCCATAAAGAGTGTAGCCCTTGTTGCAAACACACTGGAAACTACCAGGTGAGTTGACACATGTGTGGTCGCATGTTCTCTCAAAAAAGCACTCGTCAATATCTATAATCAAACAAAATTAGCTTAAATTGAAAACTGCACTGCTTCTACATCAAGCACACTCTCATTTTCTGTTCAAAGGCTCCATATTCAGTTTGAAAGAAATCAATCAAGGCTTTTTATTAATAACAGGGAAAGGTGCTTTCTCAGAAGACTTGTATCCAGGAGAGGGAAGTGTCTGTGtgcttaaacaaaatatattcttttaggGTTGAGAGTAATACTCTTAGTCTATGTTAAGGATCTTCAAAGGAATCTTGCAAGTTGATACTGGCACCCTTCATGAGACTCCCACCCCTGTCTTATCTTTAAGCTTAGTTACAAACACAGATACTAACACCAACCCCCACGCTGCTTCTCTACATTGTGTTGGACCTATAGAAGAAGAAGAGCATCCTACCCTGGCACGAACGCTCGTCCGTCAGCAGTTTGAAGCCTTTTCGACAGTTACATTCGAAGCTGCCAATGGTGTTCCTGCAGTAGTGGTCACAGCCACCATTATGGAGTTCACACTCATCGATGTCTGAGAGACAGAGAAGGACCAAATCACACTGTAGAACATAGATGGACTTATCAGCTatagggtgaatctcacaaaacttgTCAAGATTATTATCGGTGACATtaacaacacccccccccccaccccccaaaataATATATTGCTTAACCCTTTAAAGACCTAGAACATTTTTGTGGCGCACTGACACACCTGCACTTTTCTTTGTTATTCTAGCAGTCAGCATCAAGTGCCATATATAGTTATAAATAGGAGAACATACAGTTTAAGTTTAACTGATTTAAAGTCTCAATTTTCCTTTCGTTTTCTCTAGGAATTaatgaaattacagaattttaagaaaaatgcaaGCAACAGTTGGGTGTTTTTTACTGTGTACTCAAACAGAAACTCCtaaagtttggatatttttctttagaaagtTGTGTCTGGGTGTTTTACACTTCCTAAACTAAAATTCTGTTTACATATACCATTCCCCAAGCAAGTTAGCCATTTATTAACTATTGTTATCGATGCTTTTAAGTGAAAAACAGGCCTATTtcgttaacaaaaacattttaatgagtaaAGAAAATGGAAAGAGTGATATATgataacaaaaccaaa
Proteins encoded in this region:
- the scube2 gene encoding signal peptide, CUB and EGF-like domain-containing protein 2 isoform X7, whose translation is MGAVWTARLLCLFLLLLNTRQSAAVPHNTDSDQCADGSDACHIDAICQNTPTSYKCTCKTGFKGDGKHCEDIDECDLEYNGGCVHECNNIPGNYRCTCLDGFHLAHDGHNCLDVDECIFNNGGCQHVCVNTMGSYECRCKEGFFLSDNQHTCIHRSVEGLSCMNKEHGCAHICKETPKGGVACECRPGFELAKNQRGCILTCNHGNGGCQHICEDTEQGPICRCHVRYTLHTDGRTCVERDETAPTTPDHNATSLAEVDKRVKRRLLMETCALNNGGCDSTCKDTSTGVRCSCPVGFTLQPDGKSCNDIDECELHNGGCDHYCRNTIGSFECNCRKGFKLLTDERSCQDIDECFFERTCDHTCVNSPGSFQCVCNKGYTLYGLAHCGDINECSLNNGGCEHTCENTMGSFECHCHAGYRLHWNKKDCIAEGCDLACVRRRSEKRLRKTIRTLRKSINREQFHLHFAGSEYELAKKLVRPADPPDHCGTGQILLDKKCVKCSVGTYYDGEQGRCFLCPPGTYQDEEGQVSCDVCPGPEGRGIPRTKGARNISECGGQCRPGQFSHDGFVPCVPCPQGTYQLEVGRTSCFPCGGSLTTKYDGSVSFQDCETKVQCSPGHYYNTSTHRCIRCPIGTYQMEFGQNYCIACPGNTTTDFDGSTNIMQCKNRHCGGELGEFTGFIESPNYPGNYPANIECTWTITPPPKRRILVVVPEIYLPMEDECGDYLVMRKSSLPNSVTTYETCQTYERPIAFTSRSKKLWIQFRSNEGNSGKGFQVPYVTYDEDYQELIEDIVRDGRLYASENHQEILKDKKLMKALFDVLAHPQNFFNYTAQESREMFPKSFIKFLRSKVLRFLRP
- the scube2 gene encoding signal peptide, CUB and EGF-like domain-containing protein 2 isoform X2: MGAVWTARLLCLFLLLLNTRQSAAVPHNTDSDQCADGSDACHIDAICQNTPTSYKCTCKTGFKGDGKHCEDIDECDLEYNGGCVHECNNIPGNYRCTCLDGFHLAHDGHNCLDVDECIFNNGGCQHVCVNTMGSYECRCKEGFFLSDNQHTCIHRSVEGLSCMNKEHGCAHICKETPKGGVACECRPGFELAKNQRGCILTCNHGNGGCQHICEDTEQGPICRCHVRYTLHTDGRTCVERDETAPTTPDHNATSLAEVDKRVKRRLLMETCALNNGGCDSTCKDTSTGVRCSCPVGFTLQPDGKSCNDIDECELHNGGCDHYCRNTIGSFECNCRKGFKLLTDERSCQDIDECFFERTCDHTCVNSPGSFQCVCNKGYTLYGLAHCGDINECSLNNGGCEHTCENTMGSFECHCHAGYRLHWNKKDCIEAEDSALVRPPARPTLNCSKQGGGELCYLTCQSQVHISSGAEDSYTVTCGMPLPCHAGGQWKGNGSYCPGSGIKTIATFKSGQGKCNLKRSQENLAQSFKTALSDKRATENVQFSFVSLHCASSSRQQRSRHGRKAGEEEGSSITAQFELDVNLEEVTEGCDLACVRRRSEKRLRKTIRTLRKSINREQFHLHFAGSEYELAKKLVRPADPPDHCGTGQILLDKKCVKCSVGTYYDGEQGRCFLCPPGTYQDEEGQVSCDVCPGPEGRGIPRTKGARNISECGGQCRPGQFSHDGFVPCVPCPQGTYQLEVGRTSCFPCGGSLTTKYDGSVSFQDCETKVQCSPGHYYNTSTHRCIRCPIGTYQMEFGQNYCIACPGNTTTDFDGSTNIMQCKNRHCGGELGEFTGFIESPNYPGNYPANIECTWTITPPPKRRILVVVPEIYLPMEDECGDYLVMRKSSLPNSVTTYETCQTYERPIAFTSRSKKLWIQFRSNEGNSGKGFQVPYVTYDEDYQELIEDIVRDGRLYASENHQEILKDKKLMKALFDVLAHPQNFFNYTAQESREMFPKSFIKFLRSKVLRFLRP